attagattttttttttaaagattttatttatttatttgacagagagagtgagagagagcacacaagtagaaggagcagcagacagagggagaggaagaagtaggctccgcactgatcagggagcccagtgcgggactcaatcccaggactctggaatcatgtctgagctgaaggcagctgcttaaccaactgagccacccaggtgctcatcaCATTAGGCTTttgtctgtaaaaataaaataaaactctaataaatagtctactttaaaaaaaaaaaaaagaacatcccaAACAACTTTGTGACCATTTGATGTAAGGTCTTTTAaatccctcctttttaaaagaacaacagcTCTTGCCAAGGCCCCTGACCACCTTGCATGTCTCTACCCAGCCATGTAGGAAAGGCTTGACTGCAGTCTGAGTCATGGCAGAACGCCTGGGAATCTTCTTGAGGCAAGGTCACAatctttttttgttggtttgagagaaagagagagaaagagagaaagggaggtagTGGGGGAGGttagggagagaaaatcttaaagagcagggctcagtctcatgaccctgagatcatgacctgaaccaaaatcaagagttggatgcttaactgactgagccacccaagtgccccaggtcCTTATCTCTTGGGAAACATCCACAAAAatgtttctcttccatttctctaGTTTCGGTGGAGACTAATGCTTTTCATGTtgccctcccctttccctgcatcccCTCACCACCTTAGGGTACAGCTgtgggcttcttcttcttcttcttttttttgacagagagagagagacatagagagagggaacacaagcagggggagtggaagagggagaagcaggcttccactgagctgAAGCGTAAAGCTGATTTGTTAATTCAGAGTCACACATCACTCAGGACATCCATGGTTAATTGATCTCTGGGACTAGGGATGTTGTCCCATGGGCATAAGATCCTGCTGATCTTGCTTTTGCTGtcttctaagtaaaataaatggtCTAAATCCAAATAGATGCTTTTTCTCCTTACTGACCTTATCTACAGACATGTGGCACTGCCACCAGCTGTGACTTAGCTGCTTGAAACACTTCACATTTACACATTTACATTGTCTCTCATGACATGATTTATCACCAGGTCCCTTAAGCCACTCTTACATCATGACAAGCATATAAATCTAACAACAGCCCAATTCTAGAgttaatataaaaagaacattttattattcCAAAACCAAATTGAGGTTTCACAGGGTAAAATAATTGTAGCAgctgtcattaaatattttatatatataggtatatatatatatgtgtgtgtgtatatgtgtatataggtatatacacaTATGAGTTAAAGTGAtaccttgaggggcacctgggtggctcagtgggttaaagcctctgccttcagctcaggtcatgatctcaggtcctgggattgagccccgcattgggctctctgctcagcggtgagcctgcttcctcctctctctctgcctgcctctctgtctacttgtgatctctctctgtcaaataaataaataaaatcttaaaaaaaaaaaaagtgatacctTGAAGACAATGTGAGACACATTCAAAAGTGTTGCATGGGAAGAAAATCATAATATGTAATCTGTGTTATTATTTCGCAATTTAAATGCATGTATAAATGTGAAACAAATTACAAGGGAACACAGAAAGGAAATGTGTTTTGAGGTAATCGGACCATGGGATGATTGCTtacttttttcttgtaatgtttgTGCGATCCAAATGAGAGAAATTACCTTTAAAATaccatcattaaaaaaacaaaacaaaacaaaacaaaaaaacaccatcaTTTTAGCAAAGTTCTTGCGGAGATCATACTGGTAGTCTCAAAACAGGACAAGCACGAAAGTCATAGAGGCtactgttaatttttattatctcctCATTCAGGTTGTCACTAGATTCATCAAAGAATTATCAAGCACTTTCTGCAGGCCAGGGTCCGTGCTAAGCATCTTACACAGATTACACAGATAAGCACAACAGGTACTATTTTTATCACTTCATGGAGAGGGTTCATTAGCTTGCTTTAGGGGTCACATGCCTAGCCTGAGATGAAGCTAGGATTTCAAGTAGTCAAACTGACTCCAGTTGGGATGTAATGGGAGGTAATCTTCATGGAGCCAATGTGAACTGAAATGATGCTGTAAATCTAACTCTACACTCTGGAACCTTAGGGGGACAAAAACTTGTGCACAATTCTTTCTCATGACTTTAGCATTTCAATTAGATATGTGTGTCCACATTTCTCTTACAGTTTGAAAGCTAGATCTAAGACTACAGTAAGCTAGATCTGAGACTGGATGTCTGCAGTTTATCATGAGCCAATACGgttcattttacaaaacaaaagtcCATTGCTACATTCAAACTCGCTGTAACTTcattctacttaattttttaattataatttttttaaaatcacattttacttAAACTCTGTGTAACCTGCAGAAATCTTTGaccaaaaggaaaactttttgttgttgttgttgtttgtttgtttccttttctttatggaCAGTTAGGTACCATGTAGgtgataaaaactgaaaatggagaaaatagatttaaaaatggaaaaccaaatgAGCAGTGAAGAGATTGAGAAGGGAAAAGTTCTGAGACAAACGGAGACAGGAAAAGTAAGGGGGACTAAGTTAggctggaaaagagaaaggactgggATGCCGAGGGAGGAGGCTCTTCAGGTCAGAAGCAACCTACTTTCTTCTAAGTTCTCACCACGGATAAATCAACAGATTCAGATGCCTGACCTTGCAAATGTCCTTCAGCTGTTTACAGTTGTCCATGATTCCCCAGCGACTCCATTCGTACCTTTAGTTTCCACTGGCCCAAGGAGCTACTGCAGACGTTTTAAGTTTTCAGAGCTGCTGTCGCAGAACACAAAGAAGCCTTCACTCTCCTCTTTCAGGGGGGCTCAAGATTGCCTACACTGTTGCCTGTAGGCACATTTTTATCTCAAACCACCCCTCATCTCCCCGTCTATCTTGATTTTCTGGTGCCGGAGAGTCGACGGAGATGGGTACACCGGACAGGGACTAGCGTTTCGCGTCCCCTTAGGCAAGCCAAATACAGAAAAGCGAGAAGAGAGAGAGCGCTAAAAGGCAGGCGCTGAAAGGCAGAAATTGGATTAGAATGGAACGGGCAACCTATGAGAGAACCAGCCTTCCGGCGACTACCGGCGGTAGAACAGCCCCCCAAACTAGCAGCGCAGCCTGTGAACCGCGCGTTACCACGGCAACCGCGAGGTCTCGCGAGACCGACGGTGCGCCTGCGCACTGCCGCTGTAGGACTGGGTCCTGAGCCTCCCTGCCCCATTCCCAAACGCGGGGCTTCTAAAGTTCGGGCCTCGCGGCTCAGTGGGCTGACACTCTCCATTGTGAGTGACAAGGTGAGATGATGAGATGCGAAGCTCTCAGAGCATTTGGAAGGCGGGGCCAGGGAGGTCGAGGGCTCTGCGCACGCGCGTCGCACGTGGCGGTGGTGCGCTTTCCTTCGTGAGTGGGAGCGGGTGGCCGAGGACGTAGGGGGACCGGAGGGGCGCCCCCGGGTGGGGTCCAGCCTGGGAGGCGGCGGAGGGCTGCAGGCATGCGAGGTCCGGAGGTCTTGCCCGAGACCCCTCTTTTTCCCGCCGAGCCACCCCCGCGGGAACTGGCGTACTTTCCTGCCTCCGAGCCTTGGTTTACTCTCCTGTCTGGAGTTGAGCATCTGTAGGGTACGGGAGATAGTAAGAGAAAGCCCACCCTGGTCCTTCAGTGCGCCACAGCCTAGAACCGGGGACGGAGCACAAAAGGTTGGCAAATTTAAGTAGTAAAGAATCAGGGCTCCAGATAAGGACGGTAAACACGGGGACTCTGGGACAGGAATGCAACCAAGGGGAGCTGCGACTGTCCTCCTCTTCGCTACCAAATCTGGAGACCGGAGTCCTTCCTTGTTTTACTCCGGCGGATAGCAGCAACCCTGGTAGATTCTACCTCTTAAGTATTTCAGCCCCATCCCCTCTGCGGCGATTCTAGTGCAGGCCAGCATCATGCCTACGCTGGGAATCTCTTTGCTCCTTTCACTCTTGGCAAAGGAGGCTTCCAGGCCGGGAATCCGCAAAGACCTTGTTGCAATGCCTTTGAAATCACGGCGCGGCACTCTTCTGTTTTATACGTTACAATTGCTTCCCATTATAAGCTTTGCAAGGACCTTCACCTCTCGTCCTTGCTTCCTTTCCCTACCTAATACCTCAGCATCTCTAGCATCTCTGCCCCAGCGACATTGAACTGAACTTCATTTCGTTAATGTTGTTCCCTGAGATACTCTTTCTACGTCTTACTCCCTTTGGCAGGCACTCTTCAGATGTAGGTTAAAACGTCACTTTCTCCAGGACCTCTTTTCTGACCCCTTAAGCTAAGTTAGGCTTCTGCTATTTCCttagtattctgtagttcctggaCTCGACTGTGCACATCTTGTTATTACCTGGTGGTAAGTCTTTTTCATGGATTCTAAGCACCTTGAGGCCTAATTAGCTGTTTTTACTTCTAATACTTTATGGCTTGGTGTGTTGTGGATAATCCAGAAATACTTACTGAGGAAAAGTGGTTGTAGGGCTGAAGGTGGAAGGGAATAATGTGGACATGGAGGTTAGAAACTGGTGGCCTCGTTCAGCAACAGTGAGTGGTTCAGTGGTGATGTAACTATGCATGGTGGGAGAGGCCAGTGTAAGATGAGGGCCTTGTAAGTCACCTGAAAGGGTTTGCCCTTGATCCTGTAGGGAGTGAATGCCTCCAAAACCTAGCTCAAAAGGCACCTCAACAAAGCCTTCCTGTTTTTCTCCAAAACCGTTACCTTCTCATCAGTCAGTACTATTTTTGGATTATATCGTCTTAAGATTCTGCTTCTTCAAACTACTTGGCTCGTAGTCCCTCCCCTCCCGATTCTGAAGACAGGAGTTCATGCCTAGCTtgctctccttctgggacccacAACATACTTAAAAGGATTTCTGTGCTGTTTGAATGCTGAGGCCCATAAGCTGACTTGCAGTTTGGCAAGGGCTCTGTTAGATCGTTATTTGTCTTGCTCATTTTCCTTACCACCTTCAACGTGATGCCAGCCTTTACCAATCCCAACTGGATTTGGCTGAGCTACTTCCTGACTCCCTGAGCTGGAGGGGAACATGCAGAAAATGGGGGATGAGGAGGGCTGTGCAGAGGGGCTGGAATGGAGCAAGCAGCATGTATAGCAGGTAGCAAGGCCCCAGCAGCACCTGAAGGAGGTTGACCCTGCCCTGAGTTGCTGAGTTTTGGATTTCTGTTAGAACCTGACTTAGGAAGTGCAGTGGAGACCAGTGGAGGTCAGGAGGCCATTTCTCATGGCTGTCCAGGGTCAAGAGGCATCCTGTCCTACCCCACCTGCTGTAACCCTGTTCTGGATCAGATTCACCTGGacggttttgttttttcacaaatACAGGTGCCCTGGTCCTATTCTCAGGGATTCTAGTTCAGTATATTTGGGATAAGGACCAACCATCTGGATGTTTTAAAAGGTAGCAGGTTATTTTTGAGGTACAGCCAGGATTGAAAAAGCATAAACTTTGGGTTTGGAAAACCAGTTGCGACTTTTAACCTCTTCCTTCACCCACACATTGGGCAATTCTGTAGGAATTTTGTGAGAATCAAGTTAATACATGGAGAAATAGAATCaagaaatacatggagaaaatGCCTTCTAAATTCTGACACACTCTGTGAAGATGCCTGCTCTTTACCATCAGTAGCCAGCCTGGTGAGTGGAAGTTTAATTGTGCATGGGGCATTTGGGGGAAGGCAGGCCTCAGTGGGACAAATGACCACCTGGAATGAGGGACTGTCTGGAGGGAGAGATCACCTGAAAATAGGGACAGTTCCAGATGCCAGACTTCTCAGGGGGCTGGCTCATTTAACTTCCTTCAGTTTTGCCACGCAGGTCACTGTAGTTCTTAGCTGAGCACCAGGATTTAGTGAGGACTAAAACTGAGGGTAGAGAAACACGCTTGTTCTGGGAAGCAGAGCCAGGATATGTTCCCTACGTCAGTTGTTTGTAATATTTTCCCAAAAAGAATCCTTACTTTTCTTTAACAGATTAGTGTTTTTAAGTTTCATTGCAAAATTTTCCTAGTTTTCATCAAGTTGCCAGCTACAGAAGCTGTGAGCTTCTGTTAAGAAGGGGGAATATACACCTGTGTACATAGGAGATGTTTAAGGAGGGATATACAAGCAGCTTAGagtccagggagggagggagacttcTAAAAGGGTATAGAATGAAAGTATCATTGGAATTTCTGATCGGGTGCATAGATTACTATTCTGGTTCTTGAACACCCACACCTGGCTGATGAAGAGCAGAGGCTCCCGGGCCCGCACAAATTGGGGGCTCCATACAGGTGGACTTGTTCACTGCCGAACCCTGTAACCAGAATGCCTGCACACAGGAGGCGCTCAAGGGGTCTTTGTGGGATGGAGGCCCAAATGGAGAGCAACTCAGAAAATGGTaccagggggagcctgggtggctcagtgggttaaagcctctgccttcggctcgggtcatgaccagggtcctgggatcaagctccacatcaggctctctgctcagcggggagcctgcttccccctctctctctgcctgcctctctgcctacttgtgatctctatctgtcaaatagataaaataaaaatccttaaaaaaaaaaatggtaacagatTTGTAAGATTAATACTGCACagtcattaaaaaagataatcatggACAGGTAGAAACACGgaacatttttaataaaggaaatcaGTAGAATTTCACTGCGATTGCAGTAATGCAAAATACTTATATATTACCAGTATATGAATAGACAAAGTCAtgaaaaaatggggagaataaaTTCCTTATTCTTAAGAGAGGTTTTTAGCGTATGGTCATGTCATTGGTTCTATAATGTCGGGCTTGCTATAGCCTATCAGGAATCAGAGTACAAATAGGATATTCTTCAACATGCATTGCTAGTGACACAAATTTACTTTGTCCTCTGCTGCTTTAGGAGAGATTTTCAGAATGGCTGCAGCTCCTCAAGCTCCAGGAAGGGGCTCTGTTCGGAAGACAAGACCTTTAACAGTAAAGACATCGTTGAATAACCCATACACTGTCTGCTGGAGCGCGCTAGACAGAGAAGACATGCACTTCATACTACAGACCCTTGAAGACAGATTTAAATCTCTTGGGCTTCAGAAGATAGaggataagaagaaaaagaaaaagcagtttttaaaaaaacaaagcccagacAAATGTAGCACAGAGGTTGGTATGAGTGAGGATCTGAAGGAGAAACACCCAGAAGATAATGAGCAGGGGTCAGGCTGGACTCCTGTCTCTGTCAGGAAGCAGCTGGCCATTGGCGTTAATGAAGTTACCAGAGCTCTGGAAAGAAACGGGCTGCTGCTGGTACTCGTGTGTAAGTCAGCCAAGCCTGCGCTCATCACCTCACACCTGATTCAGTTAAGTCTGAGCAGATCTGTTCCTGCTTGTCAGGTTCCCCGTCTCAGCGAGACACTCGCACCGGTCATTGGCTTAAAATGTGTCCTGGCCCTGGGGTTCAGAAAGGACACCACTGCCTTTATTGATGAAGTCAAAGCCATAATTCCCCGAGTACCCAGTCTACACGTACCATGGCTCCAAGGCAGACCGGAAGAGTCCATGGAAAATTTAGACACTGCATCTTTGGAAAGCCAAGACAAAGAAATTTTGGAGACTTCCTTTGAAGACCTCTCTAAACATAAAAGGAAGCCTGTTGAAGGTCAGCAGGCTATAGTGTTACAACcccttaaaataaagaaagtgatTCCAAACCCCAATAAGATAAGGAAACCACCCAAAGGTaaaaaaacttcaaagtaattttaTCTAAACTTGTCATATCACAGAGCTGTAAAATGACGCTTTGTAAAGAAGCCTTGAAGctaataaaatgtgttatttttacatatattcttgGGATACTTTTAGTAACATTTCTTCATATGTGTAAGACTATAAATAGGCTGATGCTTAAGAACAAGTGCAGAACATTTTCAAAAGCAtgaatatcaaaacaaaaatttattgaaactaATGTCCATGCTTgtataaattcactttttaaaaggcCGGTACAATGCTTGTAAGCAAGAAATTCTGTATCCTACAACACTTGACATCTTTCTATCAAACTTGGAAAATGAGCCACAGTAAACAGGTTCTAGTTAGTAATGCAGATGAAACTGGACTGGAGATCGatcagttttaaaagaaagatactaAACACCAAGCAACTGTCTtcagaaacatcagaaaaaataattttttttttttaacttcctgttGACTTGACTTCGTAGGTAGGCGTATGCATGAACTTAATGTTTATAGGAAAAAGCCAGATAATGGTATTCTGAACGGTTGAAATTCATCCCTTAACATGGTTAACTTATTTCCTTGGAAATTTAACATGGTAAAAAGTACGCTGATAATCAGGTCaaacatagaattaaaaaataaaatgagcttgAGGTCTCAGAGATGGGTTTGTGCAATGACTGGGGTTCTTCATGTTAGGAAATGGAGTGTAATCAATCCTCTATGTCTGGGTTCAAGTGTCTGCTATTTGCAGTATGTGTTTGGAAAAGGTCCTTTTGTTATTTAGGAAGGTACTGGACTGCTGAAGTCTACTTTCAGCCTAAATTCTGGCTGACTCTTGGATTATGCCACCtctgttcatttaaattttactAAATGCCATCCTGGCTGAaaaagggggcaggagagggaaagagatctcACGGAATAGAGCATTTCCACTGTTGACAAAGATGAAGGACAACGCTTTTTTCAATCTGTAAGACACTGTATATTGCAGTGAAATTTAATCCTAATAACTATAAACACaagcagttttattatttttcaattttgaaatgtTCACTGGTAATCTCTCTAAATTATGACGAGGCCATATAAAGAGGAAAACATGCTATTAAttgctgtatttaaaaatgagtaaaagcaTCTGAATTCTGTAAACAAATAAAGTGCCACAGTTTTATCACAAGGTGAGCTTGTGATATACTGACTGGCAGTTCTGCAATCATCTGAAAACCTACATCATCATTAAGATTGTGCCTTAAAAATGAGTGGAACACAATTCCCCACTAAAGCCTTGACTCCAGATTAAAATCCCATTTACTTAATTCTTGATGTTTTGGTGGATTGGTTCAGTTTTGCTTCTGAAGctaccttccttcttttaaaaaagaatggtaatGCAGTGGAGTCCGAACCATCCGATATGAGAAGTCTTCTCTGGATCTTCAGAGGTATAAACGCTGCTGTCTGAATTACGCGCTACCGTGTAGTCCCCGAATGCCCTCTAGTGGTAGTCACAGCTGTGGGTTGGTCTTTAGGATGATGGTAGGAAGGTGTATAGAGTGGCTTTCAGCTCTAGTGTAAATCAGGGTCAATAAatcccccccccctccccccgtaAAGGGCCAGAAGGTAAATGTTTCAGCCTTGTGAACCATACAGTTCCGTCAGAATGACTCAACTCTGCCCTCGTAGCATGCAGCAGCCACAGGAGACAGAAGCAAGTGAgtgtgactgtgttccaataaaacgtTATGGATGCTGAAATTTGAATGTCCTACATTTTTCACGTCACAAAATGTTATTCCTTTGATTCTCCCCTCCCCGTACCCCCTGCAAACCACCattcaaaaatgtaaaaccattcttagctcatgggCCATCGTTTGCTAGCTCCTCCTGATGTGAGATATGACCGGTTTCATTTGACCACTTAGAACATAAAGGAAAGGCTGTCATGttatctaaaattaaatttttctggaCTGAAGAGCCTAGGCACTGGTACAGtaaaggcaggaagaaggatCTATTCTGTGTAATAGGAGTCAAGGCCAGTTCTCCATGGCCTCATTTGGCATATTCTTCCCCCTTGGACTACGggcaatatatacacatatatgtacactgCGAAAACCGGGTTTCCAAATTGTAGATAAAAACACCATCAGtaacaaaattatgaatactTATTTACATATAAGACATTTTACATTAGCATGACAGCTTTCATGATAAAGTCAGCATAAAGGAGTATGTGCAATTCTGCaataagtaataaaaacattCAAGTCCTGGCAGCACTAATAAATTCCACTGAGCATTTCTTTTGACAttagagcttttattttctttgcctgaCATTGCTTGCTGCCTCTGAGAAGACACGAGTTTATGTGGTGGCAGCGAAGTCTACACAGTCACAGGTGTAGACTCTCAACAATGTTTGCACAAAACTCTGCTTTTGATTTGCTTTTGAACCAATCCACTGATCTGCTGGAGATCAAAGTAcagatgtgtgtgtttatttatttggcaactctgcttctgaagaaataaatgtaCCTCCTAGTCCCCGGTACATTTTTATCTCCCTCTATATGTCAACATGCACCCACTCGTCACTGAGTTATGGAAGTGCTCATTCCCTAAACGCTCCCCGTGATTCCGTGTAAGGGGACAGAGGCTCATGTTTTCCACATGGGTCCTTCATTCTGTTATATGGACAAACAAACCAACACTTAATAAATAGAAATGCTGCAGTTTATCTCcacacaatagccaagatgttcTTACACAATTCTGTGACTTCTCTTCAGTTCATAGAAAAACAGTCCCTTTTCTACAGAGTGGAAAAATACCTTCTCTTCATCAAAGAGACAGCCCAAAGTCTGAAAATTAGAGGAATGTGCTCTCTGTGCCCTTTCATCCCTCCTACAAATGGGTAAACagtgagaaaaaagaatgttaacaTTCTAGCTAGAAATATGTACTATTGGTCACATATGggctttttttcatcttttctgattgTTACCGACTACATCGATTTCATTTAAGTTgtgcttttattcttctttggaaTGGCAGTTCCAGGAATCATTAAATAGAATATTAACAAATGATGATGTCAGAgttctagaaatagaaatatccagCTATTGTAATACTAGTCCAACCtaaaaggagggaagaaacagaATAGTAAGAACAGGTAAGcgagaaaaaatgaactatagtacaatagctctattttttaaacgCTACTAAAAAACACCTTAATAGTCCTAAGGGCAGCAAGTATGGGATTTTCTAAGTACATTTATTAAGTTTATAGAGGGTGTAGCCCCTGCACTTACCTTTTCAGACTCTGTTCCTGGACATCTCCAGTTGTACAGGTAATACTGCAAATTGCCATCTCCTATGCCAAATTTGAGTTTTTCCAAGAAGGTCTTATTTTCCATCAAATCTAGTGCATTGAATACATCAAATCCTTTCTGCCAATGTAAAAAGGATTTCAAATTTTGCATATCAAAGAACTAGAGTGTTTTCTCTATTATGTACATCagtgtaacattttttttctctactagCAGCTcgaatatacatttatttttttaagatattatttatttatttgacaggcagagagagagagcagagggagaaggggaagcaggctccctgctgagcaaagtgcctaacgtggggctcgaccccaggcccctgagactgtgatctgagccgaaggcaaaggcttaagccactgagcccccaggggcccctcaaatacacattttaaacaaGGTATAATATCTACACTCTATGTGTAGGCTAAGAACTCAGTTCAAACCTGTCTGAGGATATTTTTAGAAGGAACATTTGCCCAGATGGCTCCATCTCCAGAGCTGTTAGGGGCCTTTCGAAGTTCTGACTGAGTCTTTAAAGACTTTAAACATGTTCTTGTCTGGGGCTAATGCTGGGAAATAAATGTAGTAAAATTTTAGTagtaaaaattgtatttcttaaaaacgTTAGGTAAAAATACTATCCAAATTTGGtagaaatttctatttctcaGGGGTTTTAccttaaataatttattactgGCCATTTTTGTGGGGGAGGTAGTTGAAAAAGAGCAATAGGATCAAAGAATCATAGGATAATGTTGATTTTGAGATGCAAGAGTACtatgttagaaaaatattttcagcttatCAAAGATGACACTTTTGACATGTTATTCCTAATTTCTCATGAATAGTATTTTCTCATGTCCAGTAATTACACTGAAATTAGTGTCAGCTAATTTCAACTTCTttttgggaaagaaaatgtttatttgtagcaagaatttaaaaactaCCCTAACTACCacactaaagaaatagaaaaatattgcaAATATAGTACAGCACATTTTGAATACCAATTCAAATTCATTTcaaatgcctttctttttaatactaaactccttaattttaaaaataaaattcctttaattttaaaattcagagacTATTTAGTTGAGTTCAAAAAAGGTTCCTGCTGCTGATTATGCACCACAATACTAACATGTATGTCCCTTCTAAAAAGGTACCATGT
This genomic interval from Mustela erminea isolate mMusErm1 chromosome 6, mMusErm1.Pri, whole genome shotgun sequence contains the following:
- the RPP38 gene encoding ribonuclease P protein subunit p38, whose protein sequence is MAAAPQAPGRGSVRKTRPLTVKTSLNNPYTVCWSALDREDMHFILQTLEDRFKSLGLQKIEDKKKKKKQFLKKQSPDKCSTEVGMSEDLKEKHPEDNEQGSGWTPVSVRKQLAIGVNEVTRALERNGLLLVLVCKSAKPALITSHLIQLSLSRSVPACQVPRLSETLAPVIGLKCVLALGFRKDTTAFIDEVKAIIPRVPSLHVPWLQGRPEESMENLDTASLESQDKEILETSFEDLSKHKRKPVEGQQAIVLQPLKIKKVIPNPNKIRKPPKGKKTSK